A genomic segment from Arcobacter acticola encodes:
- a CDS encoding ATP-binding protein, which produces MKNKKISVVESYSIINTLRNKYKDIEFIEVKDIDEGIKKTLNGEVFGHIDTISTSWYKIQSKYLTKISISSKLDENIDISIATVPDDVLYGIFQKAVLSIDEYNKNEILNKWTFTEYQKEFDYSIIWKISIFLILIFMAILYRQKLLKRLNETLIEKVHQKTKKLREINNQLEEKIKKEVDENLKKDRLLSQQQKMISMGQMIENIAHQWRQPLSLITTSVSGLKIKKMLGDLDDEFFNKTLDSVMNTSQYLSSTIDDFRYFFKPQREKEDFYLENCCNRTIDLLEANFLEKNIKVICTIDDVKINGYETELIQVLINLLNNSKDALESKEDEKLIFIDILRKNNKAIIKIKDNAGGIDEDILDKVFEPYFTTKHQAQGTGIGLYMCQEIVTKHMNGHIDITNTQFKYNEKIHKGTLAVIVLDVVK; this is translated from the coding sequence TTGAAAAATAAAAAAATATCAGTAGTAGAAAGTTATTCTATAATTAATACCTTAAGAAATAAATATAAAGACATAGAGTTTATAGAAGTCAAAGATATAGATGAAGGTATTAAAAAAACTCTGAATGGTGAAGTGTTTGGGCATATTGATACTATTTCTACTTCATGGTATAAGATTCAAAGTAAATATTTAACTAAAATCTCAATCTCATCGAAGCTTGATGAAAATATTGATATTTCTATAGCTACTGTTCCTGATGATGTACTATATGGTATTTTCCAAAAAGCTGTTTTGAGTATTGATGAATATAATAAAAATGAGATATTAAATAAATGGACTTTTACTGAATATCAAAAGGAATTTGATTATTCTATAATTTGGAAAATTTCTATTTTTCTAATTCTTATATTTATGGCCATTCTTTATAGACAAAAATTATTAAAAAGATTGAATGAAACACTAATAGAAAAAGTTCACCAAAAAACAAAAAAACTAAGAGAAATAAATAATCAACTAGAAGAAAAAATAAAAAAAGAAGTAGATGAAAATTTAAAAAAAGATAGACTTTTGTCTCAACAACAAAAAATGATTTCTATGGGCCAAATGATAGAAAACATTGCTCATCAATGGCGTCAACCACTTTCTTTGATAACTACGAGTGTTAGTGGTTTAAAAATAAAAAAAATGTTAGGTGATTTGGATGATGAGTTTTTTAACAAAACTCTTGATTCTGTAATGAATACCTCTCAATACTTATCTAGTACAATTGATGATTTTAGATATTTCTTTAAACCGCAAAGGGAAAAAGAAGATTTTTATTTAGAAAATTGTTGCAATAGAACTATAGATTTACTAGAGGCAAACTTTTTAGAAAAAAATATAAAAGTAATTTGTACAATTGATGATGTAAAAATAAATGGATATGAAACAGAATTAATTCAAGTTTTAATTAATCTTTTAAATAATTCAAAAGATGCTTTAGAATCTAAAGAAGATGAGAAATTGATTTTTATTGATATTCTTAGAAAAAACAATAAAGCAATTATTAAAATAAAAGATAATGCGGGTGGAATTGATGAGGATATCTTAGATAAAGTTTTTGAACCGTATTTTACAACTAAACATCAAGCTCAAGGTACAGGAATAGGACTTTATATGTGCCAAGAAATTGTTACTAAACATATGAATGGTCATATTGATATTACAAATACTCAATTTAAATATAATGAGAAAATTCATAAAGGAACTTTAGCTGTTATTGTTCTGGATGTAGTTAAATAA
- a CDS encoding IS4 family transposase: MGLDNYIQTAMRSILKNPILEVLSEIKITKILKQSNFVKREVGYPPFQIILHFVYMLIMNKRQSAFIKNSENAFGKDAYYRFIKESRYNWRKFLILSAAALLQRIKLLHKNGEHRLLIIDDTVEPKRGKFIEGSCKYVWSNKEHKSINALNIVSLNYADSHSTFQVDFSIKMNDSKRKEISEFTSKLHHRSNSYQRKSEIIKSKNTLAIEMLERALNNGVEADYLLVDSWYAKPNFIEKANELGMPVISRLPNNKLIWNFKGKHKTMNAIYESLKNSRHKSGGQHGKISYKYFDAIIEHAVLGKIKLVFLHTGKDLLVFISTDITIAGKEIIATYKKRWNIEQGYKDLRNLFGLGKEENRIYEALIAKITLSMFTYNIVSYINRIKHEPQTLGELFRDLECELETLAISMQLFIQILTKISEIQNVVKDNKDLLNIIAVLSAYTKKELGFMCES, encoded by the coding sequence ATGGGACTTGACAATTATATTCAAACTGCTATGAGAAGCATATTAAAAAACCCAATTCTTGAAGTATTATCAGAAATAAAAATTACAAAAATACTTAAACAAAGTAACTTTGTAAAAAGAGAAGTTGGTTATCCTCCTTTTCAAATTATCTTACATTTTGTTTATATGCTAATTATGAATAAAAGACAATCAGCTTTTATAAAAAACAGTGAGAATGCATTTGGTAAAGACGCCTATTACAGATTCATTAAAGAGAGTCGTTATAACTGGCGAAAGTTTTTGATACTAAGTGCTGCTGCACTTTTGCAAAGAATAAAACTATTACATAAAAATGGTGAACACCGCTTGCTTATTATTGACGATACAGTAGAACCCAAAAGAGGGAAATTCATTGAAGGAAGTTGTAAATATGTTTGGAGTAATAAAGAGCATAAAAGTATCAATGCATTAAACATTGTATCTTTAAATTATGCAGACTCACACTCAACTTTTCAAGTTGATTTTTCTATAAAGATGAATGATAGTAAAAGAAAAGAGATATCAGAATTTACAAGTAAACTCCATCATAGAAGTAATTCATATCAAAGAAAAAGTGAGATAATAAAAAGTAAAAACACACTTGCTATAGAGATGCTTGAAAGAGCCTTGAATAACGGAGTTGAAGCAGATTATCTATTGGTTGACAGTTGGTACGCTAAACCAAACTTTATAGAAAAAGCTAATGAGCTCGGTATGCCTGTAATTTCAAGACTTCCAAATAATAAACTCATTTGGAACTTTAAAGGCAAACATAAAACAATGAATGCAATCTATGAGAGTTTAAAAAACTCTCGTCATAAAAGCGGCGGACAGCATGGCAAAATATCTTACAAATACTTTGATGCAATTATAGAGCATGCAGTTTTAGGTAAGATTAAACTCGTATTTTTGCACACAGGCAAAGACTTGTTAGTTTTTATCTCAACTGATATAACTATCGCAGGTAAAGAGATAATAGCTACTTACAAAAAGAGATGGAATATTGAACAAGGTTATAAAGATTTACGAAACCTTTTTGGTTTAGGAAAAGAAGAGAATCGAATCTATGAAGCACTTATTGCGAAAATAACTCTTTCAATGTTTACCTACAATATTGTAAGCTATATCAATCGCATAAAGCATGAGCCACAAACACTAGGAGAACTTTTTAGAGATTTAGAGTGTGAACTTGAAACACTGGCAATTTCAATGCAACTGTTTATTCAAATATTGACAAAAATTAGTGAAATTCAAAATGTTGTCAAGGATAATAAAGATTTACTCAACATTATCGCTGTGTTAAGTGCTTACACTAAAAAAGAACTTGGTTTTATGTGCGAAAGTTGA
- a CDS encoding DsrE family protein → MKDNLLIVWTNGDIEVANKFPLLYSSVILEREYWKTAHLMLWGPSILLAKNNPQIQEQLKKIQKTGVKMSACVVCVEDYDAVNILKELNIEIIHTGELLTKALKNDTWAVMTI, encoded by the coding sequence ATGAAAGATAATTTATTGATTGTTTGGACAAATGGTGATATTGAAGTGGCTAATAAATTCCCACTTTTATATTCATCTGTAATTTTAGAGCGAGAATATTGGAAAACTGCACATTTAATGCTTTGGGGTCCATCAATTTTACTTGCTAAAAATAATCCCCAAATTCAAGAACAGTTAAAAAAAATACAAAAAACAGGTGTAAAAATGAGTGCTTGTGTTGTTTGTGTTGAAGATTATGATGCAGTTAATATACTAAAAGAATTAAATATAGAAATAATACATACAGGAGAGCTTTTAACAAAAGCTCTAAAAAATGATACTTGGGCTGTGATGACTATCTAA
- the purH gene encoding bifunctional phosphoribosylaminoimidazolecarboxamide formyltransferase/IMP cyclohydrolase, which produces MRALISVSDKSGVENFAKELVALGYEIISTGGTYNKLKDAGIAVIEANEVTKFPECFEGRVKTLNPYIHGGILHRRDKQSHLDQAKELGVEGIDLVCVNLYPFKATIEKTDDFEEIIENIDIGGPAMVRSAAKNFDSVIIVTDVIDYDLVLNNLKNDTNTVEFRRDMMIKAYEHTAAYDSMIANYMNKRFNGGMGAKQFIVGSKVFDTRYGENPHQKGALYEFDEQFSNKFKTVKGEASFNNMGDISGAARIAAAFGKDKAVCIVKHGNPCGFAIKDTLLESYVEALKCDPVSAFGGVVAVNGTVDKELAEKMNEIFLEVVFAASFTPEAVAVFESKKRIKLFEQGTQYLELANDAIDFKRVDGGFVFQDADKVKEDEVRNSELKSTRIATEQEVKDMEIAYKIASLTKSNCVVYVKNSAMVAVGMGMTSRVDASKAALRKAEDMGIDVKGAVLASEAFFPFRDSIDAAAEAGVKCVIEPGGSIRDDEIIDAANEYEMALYFSGIRHFLH; this is translated from the coding sequence ATGAGAGCATTAATTAGCGTTAGTGATAAAAGTGGTGTTGAAAACTTTGCCAAAGAGTTAGTAGCATTAGGTTATGAAATCATCAGTACTGGTGGAACATATAATAAACTTAAAGATGCAGGAATTGCAGTAATTGAAGCAAATGAAGTTACAAAATTTCCTGAGTGTTTTGAAGGTAGAGTTAAAACTTTAAACCCATATATTCATGGTGGGATTTTACACAGACGAGATAAACAATCTCACTTAGATCAAGCGAAAGAACTTGGTGTTGAAGGTATTGATTTAGTATGTGTAAATTTATATCCTTTTAAAGCAACTATTGAAAAAACAGATGATTTTGAAGAGATTATTGAAAACATTGATATTGGTGGACCTGCAATGGTTAGAAGTGCTGCTAAAAACTTTGATTCTGTTATTATTGTTACAGATGTTATTGATTATGATTTAGTATTAAATAATCTTAAAAATGACACTAACACTGTTGAATTTAGACGTGATATGATGATTAAAGCTTATGAGCATACAGCTGCTTATGATTCAATGATTGCTAATTATATGAATAAAAGATTTAATGGTGGAATGGGAGCTAAACAATTTATTGTTGGGTCTAAGGTATTTGATACAAGATATGGTGAAAATCCACATCAAAAAGGTGCATTATACGAATTTGATGAGCAATTTTCAAATAAATTTAAAACTGTAAAAGGTGAAGCATCATTTAATAATATGGGTGATATTTCAGGAGCTGCAAGGATTGCCGCTGCTTTTGGAAAAGATAAGGCTGTTTGTATTGTAAAACATGGAAATCCTTGTGGATTTGCAATTAAAGATACATTATTAGAATCTTATGTTGAAGCACTTAAATGTGATCCAGTTTCTGCATTTGGTGGAGTTGTTGCAGTTAACGGAACAGTTGATAAAGAATTAGCAGAAAAAATGAATGAAATCTTTTTAGAAGTTGTATTTGCAGCTTCTTTTACACCTGAAGCAGTTGCAGTATTTGAATCTAAAAAAAGAATTAAATTATTTGAGCAAGGTACACAATATTTAGAACTTGCAAATGATGCAATTGACTTTAAAAGAGTTGATGGTGGATTTGTATTCCAAGATGCTGATAAAGTTAAAGAGGATGAAGTTAGAAATTCTGAGCTAAAATCAACTAGAATTGCAACTGAGCAAGAAGTAAAAGATATGGAAATTGCATATAAAATAGCTTCATTAACAAAATCAAACTGTGTAGTTTATGTTAAAAATTCTGCAATGGTAGCTGTTGGTATGGGTATGACTTCTAGGGTTGACGCTTCAAAAGCTGCTTTAAGAAAAGCTGAAGACATGGGAATTGATGTAAAAGGTGCTGTTTTAGCATCTGAAGCATTTTTTCCATTTAGAGATTCTATTGATGCGGCTGCTGAGGCTGGAGTTAAATGTGTAATTGAACCAGGTGGAAGTATTAGAGATGATGAAATTATAGATGCTGCAAATGAATATGAAATGGCTTTATATTTCTCTGGAATTAGACACTTCTTACATTAG
- the bioA gene encoding adenosylmethionine--8-amino-7-oxononanoate transaminase, with the protein MNWLDIDKAHVWHPYNALPSKTKILPVKSTNKTSIFLEDGKELIDGMSSWWSAIHGYNHPKLNEALKKQVDIMPHIMFGGLAHEQSSILSKKLIDLTGLNSVFLCDSGSVSVEVALKTAILYQKAKGLKKYKFLALENAYHGDTLGAMSVCDPNNSMHSIYGTYLSEHIFTKAPELGFQSDCSDSIIELEKILKKHNEEIAAFILEPIVQGAGGMRIYNPNYLKKARELCSKYDILLIADEIATGFGHTGRMFACEWAEIKPDIMTVGKGLTGGYMTMAAMITSKNVSDLISNSDIGVLMHGPTFMANPLACSVANASIDLLRDTSWQENVKNIETIFTQELEFAKELNLVKSVRNIGAIGVIELKDDCYAQEIQDYCVKNAVWIRPFGKLIYSIVAYTIKEEDLRKIVKTMIDAIKSIKIENEKK; encoded by the coding sequence TTGAATTGGTTAGATATAGATAAAGCTCACGTTTGGCATCCTTATAATGCTCTACCTTCAAAAACAAAAATACTTCCTGTTAAAAGCACAAATAAAACATCAATTTTTTTAGAAGATGGAAAAGAACTCATAGATGGTATGAGTTCATGGTGGAGTGCAATTCACGGTTATAATCATCCAAAATTAAATGAAGCATTAAAAAAACAAGTTGATATTATGCCTCATATTATGTTTGGGGGCTTGGCCCATGAACAATCATCTATTTTGTCTAAAAAACTGATAGATTTAACAGGACTTAATAGTGTTTTTTTATGTGATAGTGGTTCGGTTTCAGTTGAAGTTGCTTTAAAAACTGCAATACTTTATCAAAAAGCAAAGGGTTTAAAAAAATATAAATTTTTAGCCTTAGAAAATGCTTATCATGGTGATACATTGGGAGCTATGAGCGTATGCGATCCAAATAATTCTATGCACAGTATTTATGGAACATATCTAAGTGAACATATCTTTACAAAAGCTCCAGAACTAGGTTTCCAAAGTGATTGCAGTGATTCAATAATAGAGCTAGAAAAGATATTAAAAAAACACAACGAAGAAATTGCAGCTTTTATTCTAGAGCCAATTGTTCAAGGTGCAGGTGGAATGAGAATATATAATCCAAACTACCTAAAAAAAGCAAGAGAACTTTGTAGTAAATATGATATTTTATTAATTGCAGATGAAATAGCAACCGGATTTGGACATACAGGACGTATGTTCGCATGTGAATGGGCTGAAATAAAACCTGATATTATGACAGTAGGAAAAGGTTTAACAGGTGGTTATATGACTATGGCTGCCATGATTACTTCTAAAAATGTTAGTGATCTTATTTCAAATAGTGATATTGGTGTTTTAATGCATGGACCAACTTTTATGGCAAATCCTTTAGCTTGTAGTGTTGCAAATGCAAGTATTGATTTGTTAAGAGATACTTCTTGGCAAGAAAATGTAAAAAACATCGAAACAATTTTTACTCAAGAATTAGAGTTTGCAAAAGAGTTAAATCTTGTAAAATCTGTTAGAAATATTGGAGCTATTGGAGTTATTGAATTAAAAGATGATTGTTATGCCCAAGAAATACAAGATTATTGTGTTAAAAATGCAGTATGGATTAGACCTTTTGGAAAATTAATTTATTCAATTGTTGCGTATACTATAAAAGAAGAAGATTTAAGAAAAATAGTAAAAACAATGATTGATGCTATAAAATCAATAAAGATAGAAAATGAAAAAAAATAA
- a CDS encoding ABC transporter permease, with protein MKNLLLIAYLDLKESIRAKWFLVYSLVFGGMIALFFIAGVTQSQVMGFSGLSRLLLMYIQITIVILPIFILVTTVRSISGDRDNHILEYMLSFPISLKQYYWGKILGRFITVFLPVFFAMILAVIYGVSIGASVPWDILFLYSGLLFALSSAFLGIAFFISSFVKSSEVALGISFFVWIFLLAFIDIALISLMMQNRYEESMIIAIALINPMEIFRVAAISLFDPELTVMGPVAFYILDTFNQWAFVLFSILYPVLLGLVFAVFGYKIFSKKDLV; from the coding sequence ATGAAAAATTTATTACTAATTGCATATTTAGATTTAAAAGAATCCATAAGAGCTAAGTGGTTTTTGGTTTATTCTTTGGTTTTTGGAGGAATGATAGCACTATTTTTTATAGCTGGTGTTACTCAATCTCAAGTTATGGGATTTTCTGGATTAAGCAGGTTGTTACTTATGTATATTCAAATTACAATAGTAATTTTACCAATATTTATTTTAGTAACAACCGTTCGTTCAATTTCTGGAGATAGGGATAATCATATTTTAGAATATATGTTATCTTTTCCTATTTCATTAAAACAATATTATTGGGGGAAAATACTAGGTAGATTTATAACTGTATTTTTGCCAGTATTTTTTGCAATGATTTTAGCAGTTATTTATGGTGTAAGTATTGGAGCATCTGTTCCTTGGGATATTTTATTTTTATATTCTGGATTATTATTTGCACTATCATCTGCATTTTTAGGAATTGCATTTTTTATCTCTTCATTTGTAAAATCAAGTGAAGTAGCCCTTGGAATATCATTTTTTGTATGGATTTTTTTATTAGCCTTTATAGATATTGCATTAATATCTTTAATGATGCAAAATAGATATGAAGAATCAATGATTATTGCAATTGCTCTTATAAATCCTATGGAGATATTTAGAGTTGCTGCAATTTCATTATTTGATCCAGAATTAACCGTTATGGGACCTGTTGCATTTTATATTTTAGATACATTCAATCAATGGGCATTTGTATTGTTTTCAATTTTATATCCAGTTTTATTAGGACTTGTATTTGCAGTATTTGGATATAAAATATTCTCAAAAAAAGATTTAGTATAA
- a CDS encoding NUDIX hydrolase, protein MKKNNLKQLVSNLPKYPSVLGRHRLFNSAVLIPLVKIKGEYHLLFQKRAAHIRQGGDICFPGGGFEKGVDKDYKDTALRETKEELGIDAKDIKVLGQLDTYIAPIGTVIESFVARIKKKAYKNMKIDENEVEKTIVIPISFFKDNEPEEYTLSHEIQPYKYNKDGQKEILFPVEELGLPAAYKKPWGNKQHKIWVYKYDGEVIWGITSVLIRDVIERY, encoded by the coding sequence ATGAAAAAAAATAATTTAAAGCAATTAGTTTCAAACTTGCCAAAATATCCAAGTGTTTTGGGACGACATAGACTTTTTAATAGTGCAGTTTTAATACCGCTTGTAAAAATAAAAGGTGAATATCATCTATTATTTCAAAAAAGAGCAGCACATATAAGACAAGGTGGAGATATTTGTTTCCCAGGTGGTGGATTCGAAAAAGGTGTAGATAAAGATTATAAAGATACAGCTCTTAGAGAGACAAAAGAAGAGCTAGGAATCGATGCTAAAGATATAAAGGTTTTAGGTCAACTTGATACTTATATTGCACCAATTGGAACAGTAATTGAATCTTTTGTTGCTAGAATAAAGAAAAAAGCATATAAAAATATGAAAATTGATGAGAATGAAGTTGAAAAAACTATTGTTATTCCTATTTCATTTTTTAAAGATAACGAGCCTGAAGAATATACTTTATCCCATGAAATCCAACCTTATAAATATAATAAAGATGGACAAAAAGAGATTTTATTTCCAGTTGAAGAGTTAGGACTTCCTGCTGCTTATAAAAAACCTTGGGGAAATAAACAACATAAAATTTGGGTTTATAAATATGACGGTGAAGTAATCTGGGGAATTACTTCAGTTTTAATTCGTGATGTTATTGAAAGATATTAG
- a CDS encoding ABC transporter substrate-binding protein, whose translation MNFSKLIKSLFLFFIFTTSLYSENLKKITIQLSWFDQFQFAGYYMAKEKGFYKELGLDVEIKPFEFGIDIPKEVSDGKIDFAVGRETLILERTKNRNIVALYALFQATPLILISTKESGINTINDFSNKKIMTTIDDSSEVSLKAMIISNKVKVEDLNFLKHTHNINDLLNKNTDVISAYISKAPFQLNQKSVEYNIFDPKHFGFDMYSDMLYTSENLINRDLNAVLLFKKASLKGWEYAYSNIQESADLIYKKYNSEKLTKAELIYEGRELKKLSYFKTANLGEIKKDKIQRIYDLYNLMGLIDTPIDLEKFVFDLNNLKNLTFSESELKYLEKKDTLSMCVIPNAMPYSDIKNDEFVGFVADYMHLIEEKIKKPIKLIPTQSWAESLKFAADRKCDILPSAVWTEERDDIFSFTKPYLNIPFVLLTKSDTSFINNITQLSHIDSSK comes from the coding sequence TTGAATTTTTCAAAACTTATCAAATCTTTATTTTTATTTTTTATATTCACTACTTCTTTATACAGCGAAAATCTTAAAAAAATAACTATTCAATTATCATGGTTTGACCAGTTCCAATTTGCTGGATATTATATGGCAAAAGAGAAAGGTTTTTATAAAGAATTAGGTCTTGATGTAGAGATAAAACCCTTTGAGTTTGGTATTGATATTCCAAAAGAAGTTAGTGATGGGAAAATAGACTTTGCAGTAGGACGTGAAACTTTAATTTTAGAGAGAACAAAAAATAGAAATATTGTTGCTTTATATGCACTTTTTCAAGCAACTCCATTGATTTTAATAAGCACAAAAGAATCAGGAATAAATACAATAAATGATTTTTCAAATAAAAAGATAATGACAACAATTGATGATTCAAGTGAAGTATCTTTAAAAGCAATGATTATTTCAAATAAAGTTAAAGTTGAAGATTTAAATTTTTTAAAACATACTCATAATATTAATGATTTATTAAATAAAAATACAGATGTTATTTCTGCATACATATCGAAAGCTCCATTCCAACTTAATCAAAAATCTGTAGAATATAATATTTTTGATCCAAAACATTTCGGATTTGATATGTATAGTGATATGTTATATACAAGTGAGAATCTTATAAATCGTGATTTAAATGCAGTGTTATTGTTTAAAAAAGCTTCATTAAAAGGATGGGAATATGCATACTCAAATATCCAAGAAAGTGCTGATTTAATATATAAAAAATATAATTCTGAAAAACTAACAAAAGCTGAATTAATATATGAAGGAAGAGAGTTAAAAAAACTTTCATACTTTAAAACTGCAAACTTAGGAGAAATTAAAAAAGATAAAATTCAAAGAATTTATGATTTATACAATCTTATGGGTCTTATTGATACTCCTATTGATTTAGAAAAATTTGTTTTTGATTTGAATAATTTAAAAAATTTAACTTTCTCAGAATCTGAACTTAAATATTTAGAAAAAAAAGACACTTTAAGTATGTGTGTTATTCCTAATGCAATGCCTTATAGTGATATAAAAAATGATGAATTTGTAGGATTTGTAGCTGATTATATGCATTTAATAGAAGAAAAAATAAAAAAACCAATCAAATTAATTCCTACACAAAGTTGGGCTGAATCTTTGAAATTTGCAGCTGATAGAAAATGTGATATTTTGCCATCTGCTGTTTGGACAGAAGAGAGAGATGATATATTTAGCTTTACAAAACCATACTTAAATATTCCATTTGTTCTTTTAACAAAAAGTGATACTTCTTTTATTAATAATATAACTCAACTTTCGCACATAGATTCCAGTAAATAA
- a CDS encoding nitrous oxide reductase accessory protein NosL has product MKKSLVGILFLVFGLFLVSAFADDIKYDMNFTKETSCEIRKVKIYENPAWASKIDFTNGKSAFFCSPKSMFEFYYNMEKWETFDAKELADFKNILVTDYNTLKIIDARKAFFVYGSHDISPAGDDLVAFESKEEAQKFLEKNNGKRIFDFDSVLNSLIRLLNGRI; this is encoded by the coding sequence ATGAAAAAAAGTTTAGTAGGCATTTTATTTTTAGTTTTTGGTTTATTTTTAGTTTCAGCTTTTGCTGATGATATTAAGTATGATATGAATTTTACAAAAGAAACTTCTTGTGAAATAAGAAAAGTTAAAATATATGAAAATCCAGCATGGGCTAGTAAAATTGATTTTACGAATGGCAAAAGTGCATTTTTCTGTTCACCAAAATCAATGTTTGAATTTTATTATAATATGGAAAAATGGGAAACTTTTGATGCAAAAGAGTTAGCTGATTTTAAAAATATACTTGTAACAGATTATAATACTTTAAAAATAATTGATGCAAGAAAAGCATTCTTTGTATATGGTTCACATGATATTTCTCCTGCTGGTGATGATTTAGTGGCATTTGAATCAAAAGAAGAAGCACAAAAATTCCTTGAAAAAAATAATGGAAAAAGAATTTTTGATTTTGATTCGGTTCTAAACTCATTAATTAGACTTCTAAATGGCAGAATTTAA